One segment of Streptosporangium brasiliense DNA contains the following:
- a CDS encoding HAD family hydrolase, translating to MADTAIIDVDGTLVDTNYQHSLAWYRAFGRYDVWLPLWRIHRHIGMGGDQLVAALAGDAVERRHGDALREAWVEEFDRFIDEVRPFEGATELLAEIGRRGFAVVLASSGRPQHVERFLDLIDGRAHCQAWTTSEDVEATKPAPDLMRVALEKVQGTSGVAVGDSTWDFVAAGKLGLPGVAVRTGGFSPDELREAGASHVFDSLAELTGDLDRTPLRSPSSGT from the coding sequence ATGGCCGACACCGCCATCATCGACGTCGACGGCACCCTGGTCGACACCAACTACCAGCACTCGCTCGCGTGGTACCGGGCGTTCGGCCGCTACGACGTGTGGCTGCCGCTGTGGCGCATCCACCGGCACATCGGCATGGGCGGCGACCAACTGGTGGCGGCCCTCGCCGGTGACGCCGTCGAGCGGCGGCACGGCGACGCGCTGCGCGAGGCGTGGGTGGAGGAGTTCGACAGGTTCATCGACGAGGTGCGGCCCTTCGAAGGCGCCACCGAACTCCTGGCCGAGATCGGCCGGCGCGGATTCGCCGTGGTCCTGGCCTCATCGGGCAGGCCGCAGCATGTCGAGCGCTTCCTCGACCTCATCGACGGCCGCGCGCACTGCCAGGCGTGGACCACCTCCGAGGACGTCGAGGCGACCAAGCCCGCCCCGGACCTGATGCGGGTGGCGCTGGAGAAGGTCCAGGGCACCTCCGGTGTCGCGGTCGGCGACTCCACCTGGGACTTCGTCGCCGCCGGCAAGCTCGGCCTGCCCGGTGTCGCGGTCCGCACCGGCGGCTTCTCACCCGACGAGCTGCGCGAGGCCGGCGCCTCCCACGTCTTCGACTCCCTCGCCGAGCTGACCGGCGACCTCGACCGCACCCCGCTGAGATCTCCGTCGTCAGGGACCTGA
- a CDS encoding MFS transporter, with product MDSPDLATPATGRTPAVPRSRILTWPLIMVFLSTFGAGMSFCLLLSVVPLYASSIGAGGLGAGLTTGVLMASTVVAELCTPRLAARFGHRAVMATGLVLLGVPALALPGSTSTATVMAVCAVRGAGFAVSVVLSGALVAALVPPERRGEGLGLYGVVVGVPAVVALPLGVWLAGEIGYPPVFVAGALAALAGLAAVPALPGRAPRPGPRAPVPGRSPAPARDQAAAPAAAPGRPPAPEHGQTPAQRALGQAPAQQTYGQAPAQHTYGQAPAQRALGVLAGFRTPALVRPSIVFAATAMASGTVVTFLPVAVPPGSGDLAAVALLTQAAASTLTRWWAGWHADRHGTGRLLAPGVLMAAAGMTGLVFTTAPAAVVAGMALFGAGFGIAQNASLTMMFERAPASAYGTVSAVWNLAYDAGLGLGAVAAGVLAVRTGYPFAFALTAALVPIALVLARPRPHR from the coding sequence GTGGATTCCCCTGATCTCGCCACCCCAGCGACCGGGCGCACACCGGCCGTGCCCCGGTCACGGATCCTCACCTGGCCCCTGATCATGGTTTTCCTGTCCACCTTCGGTGCGGGAATGAGTTTCTGCCTGCTGCTGTCGGTCGTCCCGCTGTACGCCTCCTCGATCGGCGCGGGCGGGTTGGGGGCGGGCCTGACCACCGGCGTCCTGATGGCCTCCACCGTGGTCGCCGAACTGTGCACCCCCCGCCTGGCCGCCAGGTTCGGCCACCGGGCGGTGATGGCGACCGGCCTGGTGCTGCTCGGGGTCCCGGCGCTGGCGCTGCCCGGCTCGACGAGCACGGCGACGGTCATGGCCGTGTGCGCCGTACGCGGCGCGGGCTTCGCGGTCAGCGTCGTCCTCAGCGGCGCGCTGGTGGCCGCGCTGGTCCCGCCCGAGCGCCGCGGTGAGGGGCTGGGCCTGTACGGCGTCGTCGTCGGAGTACCGGCGGTCGTCGCGCTGCCGCTGGGCGTGTGGCTCGCCGGGGAGATCGGATACCCGCCGGTGTTCGTCGCCGGGGCGCTGGCCGCGCTGGCCGGGCTGGCGGCGGTGCCGGCCCTTCCGGGCCGCGCCCCGCGGCCCGGACCGCGGGCGCCCGTCCCGGGACGGTCCCCGGCACCGGCACGCGATCAGGCGGCCGCACCGGCAGCCGCCCCCGGGCGACCGCCGGCACCCGAGCACGGGCAGACACCGGCGCAGCGGGCGCTCGGGCAGGCACCCGCACAACAGACATACGGGCAGGCACCGGCACAGCACACGTACGGGCAGGCACCGGCACAGCGGGCGCTCGGGGTCCTGGCCGGGTTTCGCACTCCCGCGCTGGTCCGGCCTTCGATCGTCTTCGCGGCCACCGCGATGGCCTCGGGGACCGTCGTCACCTTCCTGCCGGTCGCCGTGCCGCCGGGGTCCGGCGACCTCGCCGCGGTGGCCCTGCTCACCCAGGCCGCGGCGTCGACCCTCACCCGCTGGTGGGCCGGGTGGCACGCGGACAGGCACGGCACGGGCCGGCTGCTGGCACCCGGCGTGCTCATGGCCGCGGCCGGCATGACGGGGCTGGTCTTCACCACCGCCCCGGCCGCGGTGGTGGCGGGCATGGCACTGTTCGGAGCCGGTTTCGGGATCGCCCAGAACGCCAGTCTGACCATGATGTTCGAGCGGGCCCCCGCCTCCGCGTACGGCACGGTCAGCGCCGTGTGGAACCTCGCCTACGACGCGGGGCTGGGCCTGGGCGCCGTCGCCGCCGGCGTGCTCGCCGTACGGACCGGCTACCCGTTCGCCTTCGCGCTCACCGCCGCCCTGGTGCCGATCGCGCTCGTCCTCGCCCGTCCCCGGCCGCACCGCTGA
- the pip gene encoding prolyl aminopeptidase codes for MTTDYPPIEPYDHGMLDTGDGNLVYWEVCGNPDGKPALVVHGGPGAGCSAGHRRTFDPERYRIILFDQRNCGRSTPHASDPAADMSLNTTEHLLTDMERLREHLGVDRWLLYGGSWGSTLILAYAERHPERVTEIVIPAVTMTRRSEIDWLYRGVGRFFPEEWERFRDGVPEADRDGDIVAAYARLMEHPDEKVREKAAIDWMTWEDVVVSMEPNGKRNPYSDRPPADLLAFVRICAHYFAHGAWLEEGVLLREAGRLAGIPGVLIHGRLDLSGPADTAWELARAWPDAELIIVDDSGHTGSPTMRAEVLGAIDRFAPR; via the coding sequence GTGACCACGGACTATCCGCCGATCGAGCCGTACGACCACGGGATGCTCGACACCGGCGACGGCAACCTCGTCTACTGGGAGGTCTGCGGCAATCCGGACGGCAAGCCCGCCCTCGTCGTCCACGGCGGCCCCGGGGCCGGATGCTCGGCCGGCCACCGCCGCACCTTCGACCCGGAGCGCTACCGGATCATCCTGTTCGACCAGCGCAACTGCGGCCGGAGCACGCCGCACGCGAGCGACCCCGCCGCCGACATGAGCCTCAACACCACCGAGCACCTGCTCACCGACATGGAGCGGCTCCGCGAGCACCTCGGCGTCGACCGCTGGCTGCTCTACGGCGGCTCCTGGGGGTCCACGCTGATCCTCGCCTACGCCGAGCGCCATCCGGAGCGGGTGACGGAGATCGTGATCCCCGCGGTCACCATGACCCGGCGATCGGAGATCGACTGGCTCTACCGGGGTGTCGGGCGGTTCTTCCCCGAAGAGTGGGAGCGGTTCCGGGACGGTGTCCCCGAGGCCGACCGTGACGGCGACATCGTCGCGGCCTACGCGCGCCTCATGGAGCACCCCGACGAGAAGGTGCGGGAGAAGGCCGCGATCGACTGGATGACCTGGGAGGACGTGGTGGTCTCCATGGAGCCGAACGGCAAACGGAACCCCTACAGCGACCGCCCCCCGGCCGACCTGTTGGCGTTCGTCCGGATCTGCGCGCACTACTTCGCGCACGGCGCGTGGCTGGAGGAGGGCGTCCTGCTGCGCGAGGCGGGCCGCCTGGCCGGGATCCCCGGCGTCCTGATCCACGGCCGCCTCGATCTGAGCGGCCCGGCCGACACCGCCTGGGAGCTCGCCCGCGCCTGGCCCGACGCCGAGCTGATCATCGTCGACGACTCGGGGCACACCGGCAGCCCCACGATGCGCGCGGAAGTGCTCGGAGCGATCGACCGGTTCGCCCCCCGATGA
- a CDS encoding YdeI/OmpD-associated family protein, whose amino-acid sequence MSHDLETLSFPSAAAFEEWLALHHGSSPGIWLRISKKVAGVESLDYAQALDVALCHGWIDGQKGTSDAGHWLQRFTPRKARSRWSKVNRDKAVALVEQGRMRPAGLLEIERAKADGRWEAAYDGSRTATVPEDLARALAGNPAAQEFFATLDSRNRYAVLYRVQDAKKAETRARRIEQYVTMLAEHKKIHP is encoded by the coding sequence ATGAGCCACGATCTGGAGACCCTCTCGTTCCCGTCGGCCGCGGCGTTCGAGGAATGGCTCGCCCTGCACCACGGCTCCTCGCCCGGAATCTGGCTCAGGATCAGCAAGAAGGTGGCGGGCGTCGAGTCGCTGGACTACGCCCAGGCACTCGACGTGGCCCTGTGCCACGGCTGGATCGACGGGCAGAAGGGCACGTCGGACGCCGGGCACTGGCTGCAGCGCTTCACTCCCCGCAAGGCGAGGAGCCGATGGTCGAAGGTCAACCGTGACAAGGCCGTCGCGCTGGTCGAGCAGGGCCGGATGCGGCCCGCGGGCCTGCTGGAGATCGAGCGCGCCAAGGCGGACGGCCGCTGGGAGGCGGCCTACGACGGATCGCGGACCGCCACCGTGCCCGAAGACCTGGCGCGGGCCCTGGCCGGCAACCCCGCCGCGCAGGAGTTCTTCGCGACCCTCGACAGCCGTAACCGCTACGCGGTGCTGTACCGCGTGCAGGACGCCAAGAAGGCCGAGACCCGGGCACGCCGTATCGAGCAGTACGTCACGATGCTGGCCGAGCACAAGAAGATCCATCCCTGA